A single genomic interval of Flavihumibacter rivuli harbors:
- a CDS encoding YHS domain-containing protein — protein sequence MGKHKEIAILMADLTGYTAMTEVHGAESAMQIVGKYLELAQLSMAGTSRLLERVGDQLVIIAENPDDLANTALNLVDKCTREPEFLMIHAGLHFGEVLENNGSFFGSAMNITARIAAHAGRGKILCSKDFINNIASPGNYCFESPREITLKNIMQPIMVAELVSPNPALSEWMHIDPVCHMQVQSNTPHRYALDQKIFHFCSDQCREIFIRNSY from the coding sequence ATGGGCAAACACAAAGAGATTGCCATATTAATGGCCGACCTGACAGGCTATACTGCAATGACTGAAGTTCATGGAGCAGAATCTGCCATGCAAATTGTCGGCAAATACCTGGAATTAGCCCAGCTATCCATGGCCGGCACCAGTCGCTTATTGGAACGCGTAGGCGACCAGCTGGTAATCATTGCGGAAAACCCTGATGATCTTGCCAATACTGCCCTCAACCTGGTCGATAAATGCACCAGGGAACCTGAATTCCTAATGATCCATGCCGGGCTCCATTTTGGGGAGGTGCTGGAAAACAATGGAAGTTTTTTCGGCTCTGCCATGAATATTACCGCAAGGATCGCTGCCCATGCCGGGAGGGGGAAGATACTCTGCTCAAAAGACTTCATAAACAATATCGCTAGTCCCGGGAACTATTGTTTCGAATCACCCAGGGAGATCACCCTGAAGAACATCATGCAACCCATCATGGTGGCGGAATTGGTCAGTCCAAACCCAGCACTGTCGGAATGGATGCACATCGACCCCGTATGCCACATGCAGGTTCAATCCAACACTCCCCACCGGTATGCGCTCGATCAGAAAATTTTCCATTTCTGCTCCGATCAGTGCAGGGAAATATTTATCCGCAACAGCTACTAA
- a CDS encoding Crp/Fnr family transcriptional regulator — translation MENIFDQIIQHISIHVPLTESEQQVIIGYLTTRRIKKRQFLVSEGEHCRTEHFIAKGCLRSYYVDEKGKEYLLRFATENYWITDLNSFTNNVPSTQFIEALEDSEVICITRQALDCLLIDLPKLHKYFMLIYRNAIINNYDRIQQNFSLPALERYRNFQKKYPQLEQRVPRYMIASYLGITPEFLSKLSAQK, via the coding sequence ATGGAGAATATTTTTGATCAGATCATCCAACACATTTCCATTCATGTTCCGCTAACGGAATCGGAGCAGCAGGTCATTATTGGTTATCTTACCACCAGGCGCATCAAGAAAAGGCAATTCCTGGTTTCCGAAGGGGAACATTGCCGCACAGAACATTTCATTGCAAAAGGATGCCTTCGTTCCTACTATGTCGATGAGAAAGGAAAAGAATACCTTTTGCGGTTTGCAACCGAGAACTATTGGATCACCGATCTCAACAGCTTTACCAATAATGTCCCATCCACCCAATTCATTGAAGCCCTGGAGGACAGCGAAGTGATCTGTATTACCCGGCAGGCGCTTGATTGCTTATTGATCGATCTCCCCAAACTCCATAAATACTTCATGCTGATCTACCGGAATGCCATCATCAATAATTACGACAGGATCCAGCAAAACTTTTCCTTACCTGCCCTGGAGCGTTACAGGAATTTCCAGAAAAAGTATCCCCAACTGGAGCAACGGGTACCCAGGTATATGATCGCTTCTTATTTGGGCATAACACCAGAATTCCTCAGCAAACTGAGTGCGCAAAAATGA
- a CDS encoding isochorismatase family protein produces the protein MEQKSIFQKVADPVTPENSILLLIDHQSGLMGGVGTTDPHLLRDNLVGAVKAAKILGVPVILTEVTPNLWGPFIPDVTSIDPDIKVISRTIINAWDDPQVRTAIEQTGRKKVLIGAITTNVCLAFPAVSLTAAGYEVHALMDLSGTYNELLEKSALEYLKQGGVVISSAYTAFCQMIYDNARPVANEVYAALDGSPWRYTFQALLSKK, from the coding sequence ATGGAACAGAAATCAATTTTCCAGAAAGTAGCGGACCCCGTTACGCCTGAGAACAGTATACTCTTATTGATCGACCACCAATCCGGCTTGATGGGTGGTGTTGGAACAACCGATCCCCATTTGCTGCGCGACAACCTGGTTGGCGCAGTAAAAGCCGCGAAGATATTAGGTGTACCAGTGATCCTTACAGAAGTCACGCCCAACCTCTGGGGACCTTTCATTCCAGATGTGACCAGTATTGATCCGGATATCAAAGTGATCAGCAGGACCATTATCAATGCCTGGGATGACCCACAGGTAAGGACTGCCATCGAACAGACCGGACGCAAGAAAGTGCTGATCGGTGCCATTACCACCAATGTCTGCCTGGCTTTCCCCGCCGTTTCATTAACTGCAGCCGGCTATGAAGTGCATGCCCTGATGGACCTTTCCGGCACTTACAACGAACTGTTGGAAAAGTCTGCCCTGGAATACCTGAAACAGGGAGGCGTGGTGATCAGCTCCGCCTATACAGCGTTTTGCCAGATGATCTATGATAATGCAAGGCCTGTTGCGAATGAAGTATATGCAGCCCTTGACGGATCACCCTGGCGCTATACTTTCCAAGCCCTACTCAGTAAAAAATAG
- a CDS encoding carbohydrate kinase family protein — MHAHHIAILGGTTFDHIVYLPDLPRPEPHTIHQARFNEGTGSTGSGKALALTRLGMQNTLYSVVGDDAWGEKIRDYLAAQGVQTIVDLDPAGTERHINIMDQHGGRISMFITQSSERIAFNEPAVRQLLERSSVIVLNIIAYCRHLIPLLKGMDKPVWTDLHDYDGSNAYHQDFIDAAQYIHLSSDNLPDYKATMQQLIERGKELVICTHGKQGASLLTRKGEWLEQPALPNVDIVDSNGAGDSFFSGFLFAYLQDYPLQKCLQYGAVCGAIAVTSPALVHEQLSPEMVEEKLKAL; from the coding sequence ATGCACGCACATCATATCGCCATCCTTGGCGGAACAACCTTTGATCATATCGTTTACCTGCCTGATTTGCCCAGGCCAGAACCTCATACTATCCACCAGGCCCGCTTCAATGAAGGCACCGGATCAACGGGTAGTGGTAAGGCCCTGGCCCTGACCAGGCTCGGGATGCAGAATACGCTCTATTCGGTTGTTGGCGATGATGCATGGGGAGAAAAGATCCGGGATTACCTGGCCGCACAAGGCGTACAAACGATTGTTGATCTGGATCCTGCTGGAACCGAAAGGCATATCAATATCATGGACCAGCATGGCGGAAGGATCTCCATGTTCATTACCCAATCATCTGAAAGGATTGCTTTCAATGAACCAGCTGTAAGGCAATTGCTGGAGCGGTCAAGCGTGATCGTTCTAAATATCATTGCTTATTGCCGGCACCTTATCCCATTGCTAAAAGGAATGGATAAGCCTGTTTGGACCGACCTCCATGATTATGATGGCAGCAATGCCTACCACCAGGATTTTATTGATGCGGCGCAATACATCCACCTGAGCTCCGATAACCTGCCTGATTATAAAGCCACCATGCAGCAGTTGATCGAAAGGGGAAAGGAACTGGTCATTTGTACCCATGGCAAGCAAGGTGCCAGCCTGCTCACCAGAAAGGGGGAATGGCTGGAACAACCCGCTTTGCCTAATGTGGACATAGTGGACAGCAACGGCGCAGGCGATAGCTTCTTTTCGGGATTCCTCTTTGCCTACCTTCAGGATTATCCTTTACAAAAATGCCTTCAATATGGCGCGGTATGTGGTGCCATCGCGGTCACTTCCCCTGCCTTGGTCCACGAGCAGTTGTCGCCTGAAATGGTGGAAGAAAAATTGAAGGCACTATAG